A single genomic interval of Daucus carota subsp. sativus chromosome 1, DH1 v3.0, whole genome shotgun sequence harbors:
- the LOC108216455 gene encoding LOW QUALITY PROTEIN: heat shock cognate 70 kDa protein (The sequence of the model RefSeq protein was modified relative to this genomic sequence to represent the inferred CDS: substituted 3 bases at 3 genomic stop codons): MARVDQIAVGIDLGTTYFLACSTRQFHXALCSKFXCLVIXMPSYFIVFLYTDAKRLIGRGFMDSTVQSDMKLWPFEVISDADNKPKIVVTYKEVEKQFSPEELSAMVLIKMKEIAEVYLGRNVNNAVVTVPAHFNDSQQQATKDAATIAGLNVLQVLVEPTAAAVAYGLDKNLTSSVGEKTVLVFDLGGGTFDVSVLKMRKDSFEVKATAGNSHLGGEDFDNRLLNHFVEEFERKHKKDIRRSAKSLRRLKNACEKAKRVLSHNTVTTIDVDSLYEGIDYSSKIMRARFEELNMFLFQSCMDIVKKCLEDAKMDICSVHDVVLVGGSTRIPKVQELLEQFFNGKKLSKNINPDEAVAYGAAVQAAILSGEGSCKIKNLVLLDVTPLSLGIGDSRGLMSVIIPKKTTIPISKKKQFSTPTDDTTCILINVYEGERTKAGDNNFLGGFVLSDLPRAPRGEVKIWVTFTIDANGVLHVSAENKATGLMNSITIDKRGTLTKEEIERMVKDADRYKVQDEELRRKVDKMQELKEYLYKTRDLAERNHKLDAYVKTMISRYFKEAVKWLDANKNAEVDEYEYQKQQFKAVCNRFKVSGSSV; encoded by the coding sequence ATGGCTAGAGTTGATCAAATAGCTGTTGGAATCGATCTGGGTACCACATACTTCCTAGCTTGTAGCACTAGGCAATTCCATTGAGCTCTCTGTTCAAAGTTTTAGTGCTTAGTCATTTAAATGCCTTCTTATTTCATTGTCTTTCTGTACACAGATGCTAAAAGGTTGATTGGAAGGGGATTCATGGATTCAACTGTGCAAAGTGACATGAAGCTCTGGCCATTCGAGGTAATTAGTGATGCTGATAACAAACCCAAGATAGTTGTGACTTACAAAGAAGTGGAGAAACAATTTTCACCTGAGGAGCTGTCTGCAATGGTTCTTATTAAGATGAAGGAAATTGCAGAAGTTTACCTGGGAAGGAATGTCAACAATGCTGTTGTCACCGTCCCTGCACACTTCAATGACTCACAGCAGCAGGCTACAAAAGATGCAGCAACTATAGCTGGCCTCAATGTGTTGCAGGTACTTGTTGAGCCAACTGCTGCTGCTGTCGCTTATGGCCTTGACAAAAATCTTACTAGTTCAGTCGGGGAGAAAACTGTGCTTGTCTTTGATCTTGGTGGTGGTACTTTTGATGTTTCTGTTCTTAAAATGAGAAAGGACAGTTTTGAAGTTAAGGCTACTGCAGGCAATTCTCATCTTGGAGGTGAGGACTTTGACAATCGTTTGCTCAACCATTTCGTTGAGGAATTTGAAAGAAAGCACAAAAAGGACATCCGTAGAAGTGCTAAATCtttaagaagattgaaaaatGCTTGTGAAAAGGCAAAGAGAGTTCTCTCACATAATACTGTGACAACTATTGATGTGGATTCTTTGTACGAGGGAATTGATTACTCTTCAAAAATTATGCGTGCCAGGTTTGAAGAATTAAACATGTTTCTGTTTCAAAGTTGTATGGATATAGTGAAAAAGTGTCTAGAGGATGCGAAGATGGACATCTGCAGTGTTCATGATGTTGTACTTGTAGGTGGATCAACTAGAATTCCGAAAGTGCAGGAGCTATTGGAACAGTTTTTTAACGGGAAGAAACTAAGCAAGAACATAAATCCTGATGAGGCTGTTGCCTATGGTGCTGCTGTTCAAGCCGCCATACTAAGTGGAGAGGGTAGTTGCAAGATCAAGAATTTGGTGCTGCTTGATGTTACTCCTCTGTCTCTTGGGATTGGAGACTCGAGAGGCCTGATGTCAGTAATTATCCCAAAGAAAACAACTATACCCATCTcaaagaaaaaacaattttCTACACCGACTGATGATACGACGTGCATTTTAATCAACGTATATGAAGGTGAGAGAACAAAAGCGGGAGACAACAATTTCCTTGGAGGGTTTGTATTGTCTGACCTGCCTCGTGCACCAAGGGGCGAGGTTAAAATTTGGGTTACCTTTACAATTGATGCTAATGGAGTGTTACATGTATCTGCTGAGAATAAGGCTACTGGACTGATGAATAGCATTACAATCGACAAAAGAGGAACACTTACGAAGGAGGAGATTGAAAGAATGGTAAAGGATGCTGACCGGTACAAGGTTCAAGATGAGGAGTTGAGGAGAAAGGTTGACAAAATGCAAGAACTCAAGGAGTATTTATATAAAACGAGGGACCTGGCTGAAAGAAATCACAAACTTGATGCTTATGTTAAGACGATGATAAGTCGTTATTTCAAGGAGGCTGTTAAATGGCTAGACGCTAACAAGAATGCTGAAGTTGACGAGTACGAGTACCAGAAGCAGCAGTTTAAAGCAGTCTGCAATCGATTCAAAGTTTCTGGTAGTTCAGTTTAA
- the LOC108197553 gene encoding uncharacterized protein LOC108197553, giving the protein MSQLSNLEHLYLSSCGYLLSVGELPPNLKDIFVHDCTSLERLNLSDLKLLRELQLTNCSALTELLGLEELTSLGHLFLGGCRRSQLTHTLTKPLFQMYSGFEKIIDISLGAEEFPDWIIQSSVEWSAEDHISDGDASSSVNLQPNLAHSYLGMILCFDNHAFYSVMTTASNIFESHIDSSGIVIVPRSIFTVTDTDHTITFASRARRHWIHLLYKNEDNSITLNVADEENTPSRGSRKRGRGER; this is encoded by the exons ATGAGTCAGCTCTCAAACCTGGAACATCTTTATCTTAGTAGTTGTGGTTATCTATTGTCCGTAGGAGAACTTCCTCCGAATCTGAAGGACATTTTTGTCCATGACTGTACATCTCTGGAAAGATTAAATCTATCCGATTTGAAACTGTTGCGGGAGTTGCAACTCACAAATTGCAGTGCTTTGACAGAGCTTTTAGGCCTGGAGGAACTCACTTCTTTAGGCCATCTGTTTTTGGGAGGTTGCCGCCGTTCTCAACTGACACATACTTTAACAAAGCCATTGTTCCAG ATGTACTCTGGTTTTGAGAAAATTATTGATATTTCGCTTGGGGCAGAAGAGTTTCCAGATTGGATTATTCAATCAAGTGTAGAATGGTCAGCTGAGGATCACATTTCAGATGGAGACGCGTCATCTTCGGTGAATTTGCAACCAAACTTGGCACACAGTTACTTGGGGATGATTCTCTGCTTTGACAATCATGCCTTTTATTCTGTTATGACTACTGCAAGTAATATATTCGAGAGCCATATAGATTCATCAGGTATTGTAATAGTTCCAAGATCAATCTTTACGGTCACAGATACCGATCATACAATCACATTTGCATCAAGAGCACGAAGACATTGGATTCATCTACTGTACAAAAACGAGGATAACAGCATCACTCTCAATGTTGCAGATGAAGAAAACACCCCCTCT AGAGGAAGCAggaaaagaggaagaggagaaagataa
- the LOC108200230 gene encoding probable copper-transporting ATPase HMA5, with the protein MAARLLSIACIRQKNYGDLSPSPHYPSMPKGVTPEHEKLLRGSESMALFSVSGMSCSACAACIEKAVKRLPGIKNAGVDVLNSRAQVLFYPSLVDEETIRETIEDAGFSARLIEEENSDSSTKVCRILIKGMTCSSCSTTVESVLQALPGVLKAQVALATEEAQVRYDSKIVTQSKIFETIEDSGFETILVSSGEDLSRIELKVDGMETGKCTRIIENSLKALPGVEDLAIDPGLNKFSVSYNASMTGPRNFIQVIQSTGSGRYKAYIYPEGEGGGGRDAHKRQEIKQYFSCFLWSLIFTIPIFLSSMVFMYIPGIKHVLNRKVVNMLEIGGLMRWILATPVQFVIGRRFYTGSYKALKHGSANMDVLIALGTNAAYFYSVYMVLRAATSPHFEATDFFETSSMLISFILLGKYLEILAKGKTSEAISKLMNLTPHTATLLTLDIEGNVKNEEEIDSRLIQRNDMIKILPGAKVASDGIVMWGQSHVNESMITGEARPVAKRQGDTVIGGTVNENGVLHIKATHVGSESALSQIVRLVESAQMAKAPVQKFADRISKYFVPMVIALSVFTWLAWFLAGKFNSYPKSWIPSSMDSFQLALQFGISVMVIACPCALGLATPTAVMVGTGVGATQGILIKGGQALESAHKVNCIVFDKTGTLTMGKPQVVDTKLLRNMVLAEFYELIAAAEVNSEHPLAKAIVEYAKKFREDGENPVWPEARDFQSITGHGVKAVVRNKEINVGNKSLMLDLNISIPIDAEEMLAEAEGMAQTGILVSIDGQLTGVIAISDPLKPSAREVISILKSMNVKSIMVTGDNWGTAMSIAKEVGIDTVIAEAKPEYKAEKVKELQASGYTVAMVGDGINDSPALVAADVGMAIGAGTDIAIEAADIVLMKSNLEDVITAIDLSRRTFTRIRLNYIWALGYNLLGIPIAAGVLFPSTGFRLPPWIAGAAMAASSVSVVCCSLLLRYYKRPKELDSLEMGGITVE; encoded by the exons ATGGCAGCAAGATTGTTGTCAATTGCATGCATTCGGCAAAAAAATTATGGAGATTTATCGCCAAGTCCGCATTATCCGTCGATGCCGAAAGGTGTTACACCGGAACATGAGAAGCTGCTTCGAGGGTCGGAGTCGATGGCCTTGTTTTCGGTTAGTGGAATGAGTTGTTCTGCTTGTGCTGCGTGTATTGAGAAGGCTGTGAAACGGCTTCCTGGGATTAAGAATGCAGGTGTTGATGTGCTTAATAGTCGGGCTCAGGTCTTGTTTTATCCCTCCCTCGTTGAT GAGGAAACAATTCGCGAGACTATTGAAGATGCTGGATTCAGTGCCAGATTAATTGAAGAAGAGAACAGTGATAGTTCCACTAAAGTATGTCGAATTCTGATTAAGGGAATGACATGCAGTTCTTGTTCCACTACTGTTGAATCTGTTTTACAGGCTCTGCCTGGGGTACTCAAAGCACAAGTAGCATTAGCAACTGAAGAAGCTCAAGTTCGATATGATTCAAAGATTGTGACTCAAAGTAAGATTTTTGAGACAATAGAAGACAGTGGATTTGAGACCATACTGGTTAGTTCAGGGGAAGATCTTAGCAGAATTGAACTCAAAGTTGATGGAATGGAAACTGGTAAATGTACAAGAATCATTGAAAATTCACTTAAAGCACTACCAGGAGTTGAAGACCTCGCTATTGATCCCGGGCTCAACAAGTTTTCTGTTTCTTACAATGCAAGCATGACGGGGCCTAGAAATTTCATTCAAGTCATCCAGTCGACTGGATCAGGTCGGTATAAGGCATATATATATCCAGAAGGAGAAGGGGGAGGAGGCCGAGATGCACATAAGAGACAGGAAATCAAACAATATTTTAGCTGTTTCCTATGGAGTTTAATTTTTACAATTCCTATATTCTTATCATCCATGGTTTTCATGTATATACCTGGAATTAAGCATGTACTGAACAGGAAAGTTGTGAATATGTTGGAGATTGGTGGGCTCATGAGGTGGATATTGGCTACTCCGGTGCAGTTTGTCATCGGGAGGAGATTCTACACGGGCTCCTACAAGGCATTAAAACATGGTTCTGCAAACATGGATGTTTTAATTGCATTAGGAACAAATGCAGCATACTTTTATTCCGTCTACATGGTTTTGAGAGCTGCTACCTCTCCGCATTTTGAGGCAACGGATTTCTTTGAGACGAGCTCAATGCTTATTTCATTTATTCTTCTAGGAAAATATTTAGAGATTCTGGCCAAGGGCAAGACTTCTGAGGCCATTTCCAAGCTTATGAACCTGACACCACACACTGCAACACTGTTAACCTTGGACATCGAAGGAAATGTAAAGAATGAGGAAGAAATAGACAGCAGGTTGATCCAACGGAATGACATGATTAAGATCCTCCCTGGTGCCAAGGTAGCGTCAGATGGTATCGTCATGTGGGGACAAAGCCATGTGAATGAGAGCATGATTACAGGAGAAGCTCGTCCAGTGGCCAAAAGACAGGGTGACACAGTGATTGGAGGCACTGTGAATGAAAATGGGGTGCTACATATCAAGGCAACTCATGTCGGTTCAGAGAGTGCTCTTTCACAAATTGTTAGGCTTGTTGAGTCAGCACAGATGGCTAAAGCTCCAGTACAAAAATTTGCTGATCGTATATCCAAATATTTTGTGCCTATG GTCATCGCTCTATCTGTTTTCACTTGGCTCGCTTGGTTTTTAGCTGGAAAATTTAATAGCTATCCAAAATCTTGGATTCCATCCTCCATGGATAGCTTTCAGCTTGCTCTGCAGTTTGGCATTTCTGTCATGGTCATAGCATGTCCATGTGCTCTTGGTTTGGCGACTCCAACAGCTGTGATGGTTGGTACAGGAGTTGGTGCCACTCAAGGTATTCTGATCAAAGGGGGCCAGGCCCTAGAGAGTGCTCATAAG GTGAACTGCATTGTCTTTGACAAGACTGGGACTCTCACAATGGGCAAGCCACAGGTAGTTGACACAAAACTTCTAAGAAATATGGTGCTTGCAGAATTTTatgagttgattgctgcagctGAG GTAAATAGCGAGCACCCTTTGGCCAAGGCAATTGTAGAGTATGCTAAGAAATTTAGAGAGGATGGGGAAAATCCTGTCTGGCCAGAGGCTCGAGACTTTCAATCTATTACTGGACATGGTGTGAAAGCTGTTGTTCGTAATAAAGAGATAAATGTGGGAAACAAGAGCCTGATGTTGGATCTCAACATTAGTATTCCGATTGATGCAGAGGAAATGCTTGCAGAAGCTGAAGGAATGGCTCAAACTGGGATTCTTGTGTCAATAGATGGGCAGTTAACTGGAGTTATTGCCATATCTGATCCATTAAAGCCTAGTGCTCGGGAAGTGATATCGATTCTCAAATCAATGAATGTCAAGAGTATTATGGTGACAGGTGATAACTGGGGAACTGCCATGTCCATAGCGAAGGAAGTTGGGATTGACACAGTTATTGCAGAAGCAAAACCAGAGTACAAAGCTGAAAAAGTGAAGGAATTACAG GCTTCAGGATATACTGTGGCAATGGTGGGAGATGGAATTAATGACTCACCAGCCCTCGTGGCTGCTGATGTTGGAATGGCAATCGGCGCAGGTACAGACATTGCCATCGAGGCAGCTGACATCGTTCTTATGAAAAGCAACTTGGAGGATGTGATTACTGCCATTGATCTTTCCAGGAGAACCTTTACCAGAATCCGCCTGAACTACATATGGGCCTTGGGTTACAATCTCCTAGGAATTCCTATTGCTGCCGGTGTCCTTTTCCCGTCTACTGGATTCCGCTTGCCACCCTGGATAGCTGGAGCTGCAATGGCAGCATCATCAGTTAGTGTGGTTTGTTGCTCTCTTCTGTTGAGGTATTATAAAAGACCCAAGGAGTTGGATTCACTTGAGATGGGAGGAATAACTGTTGAGTGA